A window of the Lactuca sativa cultivar Salinas chromosome 5, Lsat_Salinas_v11, whole genome shotgun sequence genome harbors these coding sequences:
- the LOC111908996 gene encoding uncharacterized protein LOC111908996, which yields MAVEEINIEKKTERNPSAMAKSDQEREPEDTKGSPPATTVWGTWEELLLAYAVNRYGTKSWDSISSELRKRSSAPILLTPHHCEEKYGELKRRFNQSDEDDVEMDDGSDTTTTTTAIPWLDELRKLRVLELQRELQNYDLYISSLQLKVKKLTEESEKTGGEPKKKSDLGQRNEEIEIKKAEEEAKNETPEPVVSGDEDSDRDNQSVNGSNGNLETGVEKSENENENENENENENEASPVGTGDEKPESAALSPVREEDSCNGRPEGKEEPVKTEPDGEASEAPESIAESKSEGTTKENSDVQSSASKSKKERVDRMRRGSIKGDERENEDQSTDSIPVRSLPLVDFLHKLHKLGSALFDRRLDRQEKLRYKNLIRQHIDYEILQTRLKEGWYSDGNDKFFRDLLLLVNNTRIFFPKDSPESTAATDLQKLILKEMTSKKKQKSDSKSADKQNSSSKPKIPPDSSLLLKPKLTGPIVVCRKRSSITGKGDRRKEQPDLKKGKNPSSSQDHGKPSSANNEASDTKNEKKKKLTEAEEKKQSAAKFLNRMKRTSSNSNEPLNSLKSNSVGGGGGYDSDSKEQKRGGGSNKGGGGGGGEGKKDQGSKKKGKEQGSPAKRSVGRPPKRAAAPPQVLGKRNRESGESAETLGSKQTKKRSKR from the exons ATGGCTGTAGAGGAAATAAACATAGAGAAGAAAACAGAGAGGAACCCTTCTGCCATGGCCAAATCGGACCAAGAGAGAGAACCGGAGGATACAAAAGGGTCACCGCCGGCGACTACGGTGTGGGGGACATGGGAGGAGCTCCTCCTAGCCTACGCCGTCAACCGCTACGGCACCAAGAGCTGGGACTCCATATCCTCCGAGTTACGAAAACGGAGCTCCGCCCCGATCCTTCTCACTCCTCATCATTGTGAAGAGAAATACGGAGAACTCAAACGACGTTTCAACCAATCTGATGAAGACGACGTTGAAATGGATGACGGCAGTGATACCACGACCACCACCACTGCTATTCCTTGGCTCGACGAATTGAGAAAACTCCGAGTCCTAGAACTGCAGCGAGAACTCCAAAACTACGATCTATACATCTC GTCTTTGCAATTGAAGGTGAAGAAATTGACAGAAGAGAGTGAAAAAACCGGTGGAGAGCCGAAGAAAAAGTCAGATTTAGGGCAACGAAATGAAGAGATTGAAATAAAAAAGGCGGAGGAAGAAGCAAAAAACGAAACGCCGGAGCCGGTGGTTTCCGGCGACGAGGATTCCGACCGAGATAACCAGTCGGTAAACGGATCGAACGGAAACCTAGAAACCGGTGTTGAAAAGTCCGAAAACGAAAacgaaaatgaaaatgaaaatgaaaacgaGAACGAAGCGAGTCCGGTTGGGACCGGAGACGAGAAGCCTGAATCGGCGGCGCTTTCACCCGTTCGTGAGGAGGATTCGTGTAACGGTAGACCGGAAGGTAAAGAAGAACCGGTGAAAACCGAACCGGATGGGGAAGCGAGCGAGGCGCCCGAGTCAATAGCCGAGTCGAAAAGTGAGGGAACAACGAAGGAAAATTCAGATGTACAAAGCTCCGCGAGTAAGTCGAAGAAAGAGAGAGTTGATAGGATGCGACGTGGCTCCATCAAAGGGGATGAACGTGAGAACGAGGATCAATCCACAGATAGTATTCCTGTTCGATCTCTGCCGTTGGTTGATTTCTTGCACAAACTTCACAAACTCGGCTCGGCTCTCTTCGATCGGCGCCTCGATAGACAG GAAAAGCTAAGGTACAAGAACTTAATTAGGCAACACATTGATTACGAAATACTACAAACAAGGCTAAAAGAAGGGTGGTATTCCGATGGAAACGATAAATTTTTCCGAGATCTCCTTCTTCTGGTGAACAACACTCGTATATTCTTCCCAAAGGACTCGCCGGAATCCACCGCAGCCACCGACCTACAAAAGCTTATCCTGAAGGAGATGACATCGAAGAAAAAACAAAAATCCGATTCAAAATCAGCCGACAAACAAAATTCATCATCAAAACCTAAAATTCCACCGGATTCTTCGTTGcttctgaaaccaaaattgaccgGTCCGATTGTTGTTTGTAGAAAAAGAAGCTCGATTACAGGTAAAGGCGATCGGAGAAAAGAGCAACCAGATCTGAAAAAGGGGAAGAATCCTTCAAGTTCTCAAGACCATGGGAAACCATCATCAGCTAATAACGAGGCTTCCGACACTAAAAAcgaaaagaagaagaagctaaCGGAAGCAGAGGAGAAGAAACAAAGCGCAGCAAAGTTTTTGAATCGAATGAAACGAACGTCGTCAAACTCCAACGAGCCACTTAACTCGTTGAAAAGCAACTCGGTTGGCGGCGGCGGTGGTTATGATTCCGACAGCAAAGAGCAGAAGAGAGGCGGTGGTAGCAACAAGGGtggcggcggcggtggtggtgagGGGAAGAAAGATCAAGGGTCTAAGAAGAAAGGTAAAGAACAAGGAAGTCCGGCGAAGAGGAGTGTGGGGCGGCCACCAAAGAGAGCGGCGGCACCACCTCAGGTTTTGGGGAAACGGAATAGGGAATCCGGTGAGTCTGCGGAGACGTTGGGTTCGAAACAGACGAAGAAAAGATCAAAGAGGTGA
- the LOC111908759 gene encoding membrane-associated 30 kDa protein, chloroplastic-like, whose protein sequence is MKKKISGWVPPPLPIAKRPKNEPQLGLSKGDKDLAREALKRRKSYDENAASLRTQLDQQKGVVDNLVNNTRILESKIQEAKSKKDTLKALAQSAKTATKVSEMLGNVNTSSALSTFEKMEEKVMTMESQAEALNQLTTDDLEGNFAMLESSSVDDDLASLKNELSGKVFYFQNVQTNLQSLLVDGAYIENAKSLYCGV, encoded by the exons ATGAAGAAAAAGATCAGTGG ATGGGTACCTCCTCCTTTGCCAATAGCCAAGAGACCAAAAAATGAGCCACAACTTGGTCTTAGTAAGGGAGATAAAGATCTTGCACGTGAAGCTTTAAAGAGGCGTAAATCTTATGAT GAGAATGCAGCTTCTTTGAGGACTCAACTTGATCAACAGAAAGGTGTTGTGGATAATCTTGTGAATAACACTCGG ATTCTAGAAAGCAAGATACAAGAGGCTAAGTCAAAGAAAGATACTCTCAAAGCACTTGCACAATCTGcaaa AACTGCAACAAAAGTAAGTGAAATGTTGGGGAATGTGAATACAAGCAGTGCTCTTTCAACATTtgagaagatggaagaaaaag TTATGACTATGGAGTCTCAGGCAGAAGCTCTTAATCAGCTAACTACTGATGATCTTGAAGGAAAT TTTGCAATGCTGGAGAGCTCATCAGTTGATGATGATCTTGCAAGCTTAAAGAATGAGCTATCTGGAAAAGTCTTTTACTTTCAAAATGTCCAAACTAATCTACAATCTCTACTTGTAGATGGAGCTTATATCGAAAATGCGAAATCCCTTTATTGTGGAGTATAA
- the LOC111908983 gene encoding uncharacterized protein LOC111908983, whose translation MNGHIYVDAFSLLLNYHLWYVLTSVRVDFIWRDSRANKLFMVLIDQNREKLLAVVPQQMMRFIYGGNLLGGVFSLNHFQIEPTSIRDIKNTVYYVCSMGTVDKGNENCDDSQNPIDIEKENRKRYNRNYYARKKEKNKKRRIANGEGCSQPTTLTSCTIMETNEININEDSSVSVISAAQRTSTYNKEYYQRRKERTIMTKRRVYAFQDDRYDFVYENIRMEHRILKAQNPCVYCGAKRLQYEFPTFCCMSGKTKLAHSPIPTELHQLFTRQEQLEESFRYNIRAYNSNFSFASLGVNVDKELANMNSGAYTFCAHGTLYHNIDQLISRDGKSRYLQLYFYDGEAEVSQRSSWKNVDRRIIQKLTRILASNPYVRTFKQLSDLGPLDNYRVTLNASVELDQRVYNKPTTSEVAGIWVEGNDNITAYKRSIIVYGRSNYSTEIQPHFGCYDPLSYPLFFPNGESGWHPKIPRYGVAMDEIISDNEDNDEGSEGRNTVSMREYYCYKFQIRSNDNVILMGGRLFQQFAVDTYIKIETTRLVFVEKNQTKIRADLYQGIVDCFNAGEAQPSRVGQRVVLPASFIGGPRDMRRRFLDAMALVQDDGRPDIFLTMTCNPKWKEIDDELLPGQSAQDRPDLVARVFHAKLEDLKVQLLQRHIIGVVGSYVYVIDFQKRGLPHAHFLLIMTPGYKMNNPDDYDKLVCAEIPDPIRYPRQFNEKTSQGEDSYLLYRRRNNGIEVTVRNTSLDNRWVAPYNPKLLMMFNCHINVEVCSSIKSVKYLFKYVYKGHDKQVIHIDKDQENVVINEIKKFQDARYVSPPEALWRVFSFPLSKIHPCVLALQIHLPNQQLVRFKDVDRMEDIVDRKKEKDSMLTAFFKKNKEDSKAREYLYKDFPKHFTWNRSNHCWRIREHKSMVGRLVYANPAEGERYYLRLLLCHITGPTCFEDLYTANGVLHPTFRKAALERGLIETDDNLSQCLEEASLFQFPSALRRLFATMLIFCEPGNVRKLWDDHYDSLSEDYRKQYGCAERVQNMVLIDIRVFLESMSKKLSDYDLPKVSAHIDLQSRGYREVQEEYSINVEYEDLHARDSLNPDQKFAYDEIMRHVDQNIPGVFFIDGPGGTGKTFLYKALLANIRARGLIALATATSGVAANNMPGGRTAHSRFGIPLNLDNNSMCKITKQSGKAQVLREAKVIIWDEAAMAKRQAVEAVDRTMQDITDEKLPFGGKIMVMGGDFRQVLPVVRRGTRAQIVDSSLRMSPLWASVKRLRLSINMRAVNDPWFSDFLLRVGDGKEETLDESYIRMPDNMSIRYTDKTKSVDALIDAIFPSLESNGADSKFIISRAIVSTKNESVDEINNKLIERFSGEQKVYYSFDEAEDDKNNLYPMEYLNSLNVSGVPPHYLRLKTGCPVILLRNIDPSNGLCNGTRLICRAFQQNVIDAEIAVGQHAGKRVFLPRIPLCPSDDEMFPLKLKRKQFPIQLSFSMTINKAQGQTIPNVGVYLPESVFSHGQLYVALSRGISRVNTKVLVKPEKTFHNDGIYTSNVVYKEVLCD comes from the exons ATGAATGGTCATATTTACGTTGATGCATTTTCGTTGCTACTAAACTACCATTTGTGGTATGTTTTGACATCCGTTCGTGTTGATTTCATTTGGAGGGATTCAAGAGCAAACAAACTTTTCATGGTTCTCATTGATCAAAAT agagagaaattgttaGCAGTTGTTCCACAACAAATGATGCGCTTTATTTACGGAGGGAATCTATTGGGTGGTGTGTTTTCTTTAAACCATTTCCAAATCGAACCAACGAGTATCCGAGATATCAAGAATACAGTTTATTACGTG TGTTCAATGGGGACTGTAGATAAGGGAAACGAAAACTGTGATGATTCCCAAAACCCGATAGATATAGAAAAAG AAAATCGAAAAAGATACAATAGAAACTATTATGCACGAAAAAAGGAGAAAAACAAAAAGAGAAGAATAGCTAACGGTGAAGGATGTAGTCAACCTACAACACTCACAAGTTGCACTATAATGGAGACAAACGAAATAAATATCAACGAAGATTCCTCTGTGAGTGTTATAAGTGCTGCTCAGAGGACGAGTACTTATAATAAAGAATATTATCAACGAAGAAAGGAACGAACTATAATGACAAAAAGAAGAGTATACGCCTTTCAGGACGATCGGTATGATTTTGTTTATGAAAATATCCGTATGGAACATCGTATATTAAAGGCTCAAAACCCTTGTGTTTATTGTGGAGCAAAGCGACTACAATATGAATTCCCTACCTTTTGTTGCATGAGTGGGAAGACAAAACTGGCACACTCCCCTATTCCCACAGAGTTGCACCAACTCTTCACAAGGCAAGAGCAGCTAGAAGAAAGCTTCAGGTACAATATAAGGGCGTATAACTCAAACTTTTCTTTCGCATCACTAGGTGTAAATGTGGATAAAGAATTGGCCAATATGAATTCTGGAGCTTACACTTTTTGTGCGCACGGAACACTCTATCATAATATCGATCAGCTAATTTCAAGGGATGGTAAATCGAGGTATTTACAGTTGTATTTTTATGACGGTGAAGCTGAAGTATCACAAAGATCCTCCTGGAAGAATGTTGATAGAAGAATCATCCAAAAACTAACACGTATTCTAGCTTCGAATCCGTACGTCAGAACATTTAAACAACTTTCTGATCTAGGACCGCTTGATAATTATAGAGTGACTTTGAATGCATCGGTGGAGCTTGACCAAAGGGTGTACAATAAGCCTACGACATCTGAG GTTGCTGGTATTTGGGTTGAAGGAAATGACAACATCACTGCATATAAAAGAAGTATTATTGTCTACGGGAGGTCTAACTATAGTACTGAAATTCAACCTCACTTTGGTTGTTATGATCCTTTGTCGTATCCTTTATTCTTTCCTAATGGTGAGTCTGGATGGCATCCTAAAATACCAAGATATGGGGTGGCCATGGATGAAATTATTAGTGACAATGAAGACAATGATGAAGGTTCAGAAG GCAGAAACACTGTAAGTATGCGGGAGTACTATTGTTACAAGTTCCAGATACGGTCGAATGATAATGTGATTTTGATGGGAGGGAGATTGTTCCAGCAGTTTGCAGTAGATACCTATATAAAGATTGAGACTACACGTTTGGTTTTTGTTGAAAAGAACCAAACCAAAATTAGAGCTGATTTATACCAGGGCATTGTTGATTGTTTTAATGCCGGTGAGGCTCAACCAAGTAGGGTTGGACAGAGAGTTGTGTTACCTGCAAGTTTCATTGGAGGTCCACGTGACATGCGCCGAAGATTTCTGGATGCCATGGCTTTAGTTCAAGATGATGGGAGGCCTGATATATTTCTTACAATGACttgcaacccaaaatggaaagAAATCGATGATGAGTTATTGCCTGGACAGTCAGCTCAAGATCGACCGGACCTTGTTGCAAGAGTTTTTCATGCTAAGTTAGAGGATCTCAAGGTACAATTATTGCAGAGACATATAATCGGTGTGGTGGGGTCATATGTGTATGTGATAGATTTTCAAAAGCGTGGATTGCCACATGCACATTTCCTCTTAATAATGACCCCTGGATATAAGATGAATAATCCAGACGATTATGACAAACTTGTGTGTGCGGAAATTCCCGACCCAATAAG ATATCCTAGGCAATTCAATGAAAAGACATCACAAGGAGAGGACTCATATCTATTATATAGAAGGAGAAATAATGGAATTGAGGTTACTGTAAGAAATACATCATTGGATAACAGATGGGTGGCTCCATACAACCCGAAGTTGTTAATGATGTTTAATTGTCATATCAACGTTGAGGTTTGTTCGAGTATAAAGTCTGTGAAGTACCTCTTCAAATATGTTTATAAGGGCCATGAcaaacaagttatccatattgaTAAAGACCAAGAAAATGTTGTTATTAATGAGATAAAAAAGTTTCAAGACGCACGTTATGTGTCCCCTCCCGAGGCATTATGGCGAGTTTTTAGCTTTCCTCTATCAAAAATCCACCCTTGTGTGTTGGCGTTGCAAATACATCTCCCGAATCAACAGTTGGTTAGGTTCAAAGACGTTGACAGAATGGAAGACATTGttgatagaaagaaagaaaaagattCAATGTTGACGGCATTTTTCAAGAAGAATAAAGAAGATTCCAAAGCGAGAGAATATTTGTATAAGGATTTTCCCAAACATTTTACATGGAATCGGAGCAACCATTGTTGGAGGATCCGGGAACATAAATCAATGGTTGGTCGACTTGTTTATGCTAATCCAGCTGAAGGAGAGAGATACTACCTACGCCTGCTTTTATGTCATATCACCGGGCCTACCTGCTTTGAAGATTTATACACAGCAAATGGTGTATTACACCCTACATTTCGAAAAGCAGCTCTTGAAAGAGGTTTAATAGAGACGGATGATAATTTATCACAGTGTCTTGAAGAGGCTTCCTTATTTCAATTTCCCAGCGCACTTAGAAGGTTATTTGCGACGATGCTGATTTTTTGTGAACCAGGAAATGTTCGCAAGTTATGGGACGACCACTATGATTCTCTTTCTGAAGATTACAGGAAACAATATGGATGCGCCGAGCGAGTGCAAAATATGGTCCTCATCGACATTAGAGTCTTCCTAGAATCTATGAGTAAAAAGCTTAGTGATTACGACCTTCCAAAGGTCAGTGCACACATCGATTTACAATCAAGAGGCTATCGTGAGGTGCAAGAAGAATACTCTATAAATGTGGAATATGAAGACTTACATGCGCGAGACTCTCTCAATCCAGACCAGAAGTTTGCATATGATGAGATAATGAGGCATGTGGATCAAAATATTCCGGGTGTCTTCTTCATAGATGGTCCCGGTGGAACTGGAAAGACATTTTTGTACAAAGCTTTGTTGGCTAATATTCGTGCTCGTGGTCTTATTGCACTTGCAACTGCCACGTCAGGTGTTGCGGCTAACAACATGCCAGGAGGGAGAACAGCTCATTCACGATTTGGAATTCCGCTCAATCTTGATAATAACTCGATGTGCAAGATCACTAAACAAAGTGGGAAGGCTCAGGTACTTCGCGAGGCAAAGGTAATCATATGGGATGAAGCAGCAATGGCTAAGAGGCAGGCAGTAGAAGCAGTTGATCGCACAATGCAAGACATCACAGATGAGAAGCTCCCTTTCGGTGGAAAGATAATGGTTATGGGAGGTGACTTTAGACAAGTGTTACCGGTCGTGAGACGTGGCACTCGAGCACAAATTGTCGACTCTAGCTTACGAATGTCACCTCTATGGGCTTCAGTTAAAAGGCTTCGATTAAGTATCAACATGAGAGCGGTAAATGACCCATGGTTTTCTGATTTTTTATTACGAGTCGGTGATGGAAAGGAGGAAACATTGGACGAGTCCTATATTCGTATGCCTGATAACATGTCCATTCGGTACACTGATAAAACTAAATCAGTGGACGCTCTGATTGATGCAATATTTCCTTCTTTGGAATCCAACGGCGCCGACTCAAAATTTATCATTTCGAGGGCGATAGTGTCAACTAAAAATGAAAGTGTTGATGAGATTAATAATAAGTTGATCGAACGATTTTCTGGCGAGCAAAAAGTTTACTATAGTTTTGATGAAGCGGAAGATGACAAAAATAACTTATATCCGATGGAGTATTTGAACTCGCTAAATGTTAGTGGTGTACCCCCTCATTATCTTCGGTTAAAAACTGGGTGCCCTGTAATACTTTTGCGAAATATCGATCCTTCAAATGGGTTATGTAATGGCACCAGATTGATATGTCGAGCTTTCCAACAAAATGTCATTGATGCAGAGATAGCGGTTGGCCAACATGCTGGAAAAAGAGTGTTTTTACCAAGAATTCCTCTATGTCCGTCTGACGATGAGATGTTCCCACTCAAACTTAAAAGAAAGCAGTTTCCAATTCAACTTAGTTTCTCTATGACAATCAATAAAGCTCAAGGACAAACAATTCCAAATGTAGGTGTTTATCTACCAGAATCGGTATTCTCACATGGCCAGCTTTATGTGGCGTTGTCCAGAGGAATATCACGTGTCAATACCAAGGTATTAGTAAAGCCGGAAAAAACGTTTCATAATGATGGAATCTACACATCAAACGTTGTGTACAAAGAAGTGTTATGTGATTAA